Proteins from a genomic interval of Tenacibaculum sp. SZ-18:
- a CDS encoding acyl-CoA thioesterase, whose product MRAKHPRESLTILTDLVLPGETNYLDNLFGGELLARMDRACSIAARRHSRRIVVTASVNHVAFTKSVPVGSVVTLEAKVSRAFRSSMEVFVDVWIEDRQSGEKTKVNEGIYTFVAVDETGKPVPIAQIEPETDLEKLRYDGALRRKQLSLVLAGKMKPNEATELKALFMD is encoded by the coding sequence ATGAGAGCAAAGCATCCAAGAGAATCATTAACTATACTTACCGATTTAGTTTTACCTGGAGAAACAAACTATTTAGATAATCTTTTTGGGGGAGAGTTACTGGCAAGAATGGATCGTGCATGTAGTATTGCGGCAAGAAGACATTCGAGAAGAATTGTTGTAACAGCTTCTGTGAATCATGTTGCATTTACTAAATCAGTTCCTGTAGGAAGTGTTGTGACTCTTGAAGCAAAAGTATCTAGAGCTTTCAGATCATCAATGGAGGTTTTTGTTGATGTTTGGATTGAAGATCGTCAATCTGGTGAGAAAACTAAAGTTAACGAAGGTATCTATACATTCGTAGCTGTAGATGAAACAGGAAAGCCTGTGCCGATTGCTCAAATTGAACCAGAAACCGATTTAGAAAAATTAAGATATGACGGTGCACTTCGTAGAAAACAATTAAGCTTGGTTTTAGCGGGTAAAATGAAACCAAATGAAGCTACAGAACTTAAGGCTTTATTTATGGATTAG
- a CDS encoding tetratricopeptide repeat protein, translating into MQNITESLHQLASVIIQNLYNTQQNNTLNTNILRWCLLIFFISQFSFAQDSIVLDASVSEKKMLKFEEFFFEAITEKAINNYQKAIDYLEECNTILPNNKAVLFELSKNYYYLNKTPEALIYGEEALSQEKDNLWILEHIVAIHKKNRNFPDAIKTQKIIAKKFPKKKRALVFLHLQNNDRQSAIRLLDELAEAKMLDSRLRAIKRSMFPMAKTRKLEAITQNTKKENLKTLFKKNKSFQVLTKLLDSLDKENDASLLIYSEQGLSLFPAQPIVYLMNGKALNKNKQFKKAVESLQNGIDFVIDDKALTNRFYNELIKAYQGLGDSKNVNKYQKKRK; encoded by the coding sequence ATGCAAAATATAACGGAGAGTTTACATCAATTAGCATCGGTGATTATACAGAACTTATATAATACACAACAAAACAATACATTAAACACCAATATTTTACGTTGGTGTTTATTGATTTTTTTTATTTCTCAATTCTCATTCGCTCAAGACAGTATTGTTTTAGATGCCAGTGTCAGCGAGAAAAAAATGTTGAAATTCGAAGAGTTTTTCTTTGAAGCAATAACGGAAAAAGCAATAAACAATTATCAGAAAGCTATTGATTATTTAGAAGAATGTAACACAATTCTTCCAAACAATAAAGCAGTACTTTTTGAATTATCAAAAAATTATTATTATCTCAATAAAACTCCAGAAGCTCTAATCTATGGAGAAGAGGCTCTTTCTCAAGAGAAAGATAATCTTTGGATATTAGAGCACATTGTTGCTATTCATAAAAAAAACAGAAACTTCCCTGATGCTATTAAAACTCAAAAAATAATAGCTAAAAAATTTCCAAAGAAAAAACGTGCTCTTGTTTTTCTTCATCTACAAAACAATGACAGGCAATCAGCAATTCGCCTTTTAGATGAACTTGCTGAGGCTAAAATGTTAGATTCACGTCTTCGTGCTATCAAAAGAAGTATGTTTCCAATGGCAAAAACCAGAAAGCTAGAAGCAATAACTCAAAATACAAAAAAAGAAAATTTAAAGACTCTCTTTAAAAAAAACAAGTCCTTTCAAGTTTTAACAAAATTGCTAGATTCATTAGATAAGGAAAATGATGCCTCGTTATTAATTTATAGTGAACAAGGACTGTCTTTGTTCCCTGCACAACCTATTGTGTACTTAATGAACGGAAAAGCGTTAAATAAAAACAAACAATTTAAAAAAGCAGTTGAAAGTCTGCAAAATGGTATTGATTTTGTAATTGATGATAAAGCATTAACAAATCGTTTTTATAATGAACTAATTAAAGCCTACCAAGGGCTTGGTGATTCTAAAAACGTGAACAAATATCAAAAAAAACGTAAATAA
- a CDS encoding SPOR domain-containing protein, with translation MTLKSYIQDLLYRYDCVIVPGFGGFIANKIGATIEGSKIYPPSKRISFNAQLNHNDGLFVNHVAAIEKITFNQANDKVAKVVSEWKKHLQTQSLMIDGIGTITTNTENQLNFEPSGEVNFDLNSFGLTPVSDVEKVEVPILVDTKTKVLTPKVEVKENEPHKVVESRNFLKYAAGAAILVAGILGVNKYNENISLEELAKEQDAIEQKIQKATFIIDDQLPTVSLNVAKENNQVHIIAGAFQLEKNAHKKINELKNKGYEAEILGKNQWGLTQVSVGSFATKEAADEVIEEIRTKISADAWILVQED, from the coding sequence ATGACATTGAAAAGCTATATACAAGATTTATTATATCGTTATGATTGTGTGATAGTTCCAGGTTTTGGAGGTTTTATTGCTAACAAAATTGGAGCAACGATTGAAGGTAGTAAAATTTACCCTCCTTCAAAAAGAATATCATTTAATGCACAATTAAATCATAATGATGGTTTATTTGTGAATCATGTAGCAGCTATTGAAAAGATTACCTTTAACCAAGCCAATGACAAAGTAGCTAAGGTTGTTTCTGAATGGAAGAAGCATCTACAAACTCAATCTTTAATGATTGATGGAATTGGAACCATTACAACAAATACCGAAAACCAGTTAAACTTTGAACCAAGTGGTGAGGTAAATTTTGATCTAAATTCATTCGGTTTGACACCGGTTTCAGATGTTGAAAAAGTTGAAGTTCCTATTTTAGTTGACACGAAAACAAAAGTGTTAACTCCTAAGGTTGAGGTTAAAGAAAATGAACCACATAAAGTCGTAGAATCTCGTAATTTCTTAAAATATGCAGCAGGTGCGGCCATACTAGTGGCGGGTATTCTAGGAGTAAACAAATACAACGAAAACATTAGTTTAGAAGAATTAGCGAAAGAGCAAGACGCTATTGAACAAAAAATACAAAAAGCAACATTTATTATTGACGACCAACTTCCAACAGTTAGTTTGAATGTTGCCAAAGAAAATAACCAAGTTCATATTATTGCTGGTGCTTTTCAGTTAGAGAAAAACGCTCATAAAAAGATTAATGAATTAAAGAACAAAGGTTACGAAGCTGAAATTTTAGGTAAAAATCAATGGGGGCTTACACAAGTTTCTGTTGGAAGTTTTGCTACTAAAGAAGCTGCGGACGAAGTTATTGAAGAAATCAGAACTAAAATTTCTGCTGATGCTTGGATTTTGGTACAAGAAGACTAA
- a CDS encoding AI-2E family transporter, producing the protein MNKASNFIIVTTAIIAILVIGKGILIPFIFAVIFWFFTREIRKSIYKIPFAKKFIPKWLSNVIVFTLIILAFGFVSEIITNSVTNVTNSYDKYEPNIQKIITDLGNYLNVDILTSIKSVIGDFDYGSVLGDIANGVSGLLGDTFMIIIYALFLFLEEKSFVKKLFMILTNGNNYQSVKGMLDKIEDSISNYIRLKTYVSLLTGILSYFVLLFVGIDSAPFWAFLIFLLNYIPTIGSLVGTVFPAIFSLLQFGEFTPFLIIVIAVGAIQVVVGNILEPRLFGKSLNLSPLVTILSLAVWGKIWGITGMVLSVPITVIMIIVFSQFEKTRSIAIMLSENGEIDKISRSNP; encoded by the coding sequence ATGAACAAAGCTTCAAACTTTATAATTGTAACTACAGCAATCATTGCTATTTTAGTTATTGGAAAAGGGATTTTAATACCCTTCATTTTTGCTGTGATATTTTGGTTTTTCACAAGAGAAATTCGAAAATCCATTTATAAAATTCCTTTTGCAAAAAAGTTTATACCTAAATGGTTAAGTAACGTAATTGTGTTTACGTTAATCATTTTAGCTTTTGGTTTTGTTTCTGAAATTATTACCAACAGTGTTACAAACGTTACCAATTCTTACGACAAATACGAACCCAATATTCAAAAAATTATTACCGATTTAGGTAATTATTTAAATGTTGATATTTTAACTTCAATAAAATCTGTAATTGGCGATTTCGATTATGGTTCTGTATTAGGTGATATTGCTAATGGAGTTAGTGGATTGTTAGGTGATACTTTTATGATTATCATTTATGCCCTTTTCTTGTTTTTAGAAGAGAAAAGTTTCGTTAAAAAGTTATTTATGATCTTAACGAATGGTAACAATTACCAAAGTGTGAAAGGGATGCTCGATAAAATCGAAGATTCTATTTCTAACTACATTCGACTAAAAACTTACGTTAGTTTATTAACAGGAATATTAAGTTATTTTGTATTACTTTTTGTTGGAATTGATAGTGCTCCTTTTTGGGCGTTTTTAATATTCTTACTGAATTATATTCCTACCATTGGTTCATTAGTTGGAACTGTTTTTCCAGCAATATTCAGTTTACTACAATTTGGTGAGTTTACACCATTTTTAATAATTGTAATTGCTGTTGGTGCAATTCAAGTAGTTGTAGGAAATATTTTAGAACCAAGACTCTTCGGTAAGTCTTTAAACTTAAGTCCGTTAGTTACTATACTTTCCTTGGCTGTTTGGGGGAAAATTTGGGGAATTACCGGAATGGTTTTATCTGTACCAATCACGGTAATAATGATTATCGTATTTTCCCAATTTGAAAAAACACGATCCATTGCTATTATGTTATCTGAAAACGGAGAAATAGATAAGATAAGCCGTTCTAATCCATAA
- a CDS encoding murein hydrolase activator EnvC family protein yields the protein MKRFFYILFLSFLFIGTSLQGQSRKELENRRKKLNKEIKKINTLLSETNKEKTDALDDLKDLSQKITVRERLIETIELESEELSKEIKQNEKKIEKNNLELAKLKTDYGAMVFKSYKSKSQQSKTMFLLSSENFLQAYKRIKYIEQYKNFRKKQGQRVITKTEEIKRLNDSLTKKKNQKKVLLNTEKNQKKKIENEKEEQETLVTKIKTQESKYKKQLQKKIREEKAVAKKIDKAIRAAIAKANKGKKGKAKKGEFLLSKAEKALKANFEQNKGYLPWPLDGVITRKFGVQPHPTFRSITINSTGLHIRGKKGDTAKSIFNGKILTITKSEKGTKTVMIQHGDYITTYSNLREIYVKKGQAVKTGDAVGKVFTDKITGKTDLVFVLFKNRNRLNPSDWIRAN from the coding sequence GTGAAACGTTTTTTTTACATATTATTTTTAAGTTTTCTTTTTATTGGAACTTCATTACAAGGGCAATCCAGAAAAGAACTCGAAAATCGCCGTAAAAAGCTCAACAAGGAGATTAAAAAAATCAACACGTTACTTTCTGAAACGAATAAAGAAAAAACAGATGCCTTAGATGACTTAAAAGATTTAAGTCAGAAAATAACTGTTCGTGAACGTTTAATTGAAACAATTGAACTGGAATCAGAAGAACTTTCGAAGGAAATTAAACAGAACGAAAAGAAAATTGAAAAAAATAATTTAGAGCTTGCTAAGTTAAAAACTGACTATGGAGCTATGGTCTTTAAGTCTTATAAGAGTAAGTCACAACAGAGTAAAACTATGTTTTTACTTTCTTCTGAAAACTTCTTACAAGCCTACAAACGAATCAAATATATTGAGCAATATAAAAATTTCCGCAAAAAACAAGGCCAACGTGTTATTACTAAAACTGAGGAAATTAAGAGGCTAAACGATTCACTTACGAAAAAGAAAAATCAGAAGAAGGTTTTACTTAATACAGAAAAAAACCAGAAAAAAAAGATTGAAAACGAGAAAGAAGAGCAAGAAACACTTGTTACTAAAATAAAAACTCAAGAAAGCAAGTACAAAAAACAACTTCAAAAGAAAATTAGAGAGGAAAAAGCGGTAGCGAAAAAAATTGATAAAGCCATTAGAGCTGCTATTGCAAAAGCGAATAAAGGAAAAAAAGGTAAGGCTAAAAAAGGCGAATTCTTACTAAGTAAAGCCGAGAAAGCATTGAAAGCAAATTTCGAACAGAATAAAGGATATTTACCTTGGCCTTTAGATGGTGTTATTACACGTAAATTCGGTGTTCAACCACATCCGACTTTTAGATCAATTACAATTAATAGTACTGGACTTCATATCCGTGGAAAAAAAGGAGATACTGCTAAAAGTATCTTCAATGGGAAAATTTTAACAATTACAAAATCAGAAAAAGGAACTAAAACGGTAATGATTCAACACGGTGATTATATTACTACTTATTCGAACCTAAGAGAAATATATGTAAAAAAAGGACAAGCTGTAAAAACTGGAGACGCTGTAGGTAAAGTTTTTACCGATAAAATTACAGGAAAAACAGATCTGGTTTTTGTACTTTTCAAAAATAGAAATAGATTAAACCCTTCTGATTGGATTAGAGCCAACTAA
- a CDS encoding DUF4292 domain-containing protein, giving the protein MKLYRYLLVGLLAFGSCKSSRNVVKSTSEVAKMSSRKIIRKHNNLNFPKTVDAKLKVNYKDANENLGFSVKMKMIKDEVIWLKGTKLITVFKAKITPEKVSFYSPYKRNYFEGDFSMLKKLLGVDINFTQLQNMLLGQAIYNLKKNKQEVEIIDQSYKLYPKNQTLLFDIFYHISPKHFKLTKQYVLNPLKNQRLDVLYPNYIEKNNVFFPEKIQIRATEKNKFTNIDLNLRSIEFNKNLEMPFKIPLGYKEIEL; this is encoded by the coding sequence ATGAAATTATATCGTTATCTTTTAGTTGGATTACTTGCTTTTGGTTCTTGTAAATCTTCTCGAAATGTTGTGAAATCAACTAGTGAAGTTGCTAAAATGTCATCAAGAAAAATTATTCGAAAGCACAACAACTTAAACTTTCCTAAAACGGTTGATGCAAAGCTAAAAGTAAACTATAAAGATGCCAATGAAAACCTTGGATTTTCAGTTAAAATGAAAATGATAAAAGATGAAGTTATTTGGTTGAAAGGAACCAAACTTATTACTGTTTTTAAAGCTAAGATAACTCCAGAAAAAGTCAGTTTTTATTCTCCTTATAAGAGAAACTATTTTGAAGGAGATTTTTCTATGTTAAAAAAACTATTGGGTGTAGATATTAATTTCACTCAATTACAAAATATGCTCTTAGGTCAAGCGATTTACAACCTTAAAAAAAACAAACAAGAAGTTGAAATTATTGATCAATCTTATAAATTGTATCCTAAGAATCAAACTTTGCTTTTTGATATTTTCTACCATATTAGTCCAAAGCATTTTAAGTTGACAAAGCAATATGTTTTAAACCCACTTAAAAACCAACGATTAGATGTTTTATATCCTAATTATATAGAAAAGAATAACGTTTTCTTCCCTGAAAAGATTCAAATTAGAGCAACAGAAAAAAATAAATTCACTAATATTGATTTAAACTTACGTTCAATTGAGTTTAATAAGAATTTAGAAATGCCGTTTAAGATACCTTTGGGTTATAAAGAAATAGAACTATAG
- a CDS encoding sugar nucleotidyltransferase — protein MKIIVPMAGIGSRLRPHTLTTPKPLTVIAGKTIVQRLVEDISKVIDQKIEEIAFVIGPAKKGFPSDTKDKLIKIAKGLGAKGSVYVQEEALGTAHAIYCAKDSLSGPCVVAYADTLFKADFTLDANADGAIWVKQVEDPSAFGVVKLEDGFITDFIEKPKHFVSDLAIIGIYYFKDGDKVKEEIQYLIDNDLKENNEYQLTNVLESLKKQGAKFIPGKVNAWMDCGKKDPTVDTNKQVLTFEEADGNNLVSKDAVLENSEIIQPCYIGKNVVLKNAKIGPYVSIGENSVVENATITNSLIQTNVQISNANFDNAMIGNYAKYNGEFTSISIGDYTELI, from the coding sequence ATGAAGATTATTGTTCCAATGGCAGGTATTGGTTCTCGCTTGAGACCTCACACTTTAACAACGCCAAAACCTTTAACCGTAATTGCTGGAAAAACCATTGTTCAACGACTAGTTGAAGACATCAGTAAAGTAATTGATCAAAAAATTGAAGAGATTGCTTTTGTTATCGGTCCAGCAAAAAAAGGTTTCCCATCTGACACGAAAGATAAACTTATCAAAATTGCCAAAGGGTTAGGTGCAAAAGGATCTGTTTATGTTCAGGAGGAAGCTCTAGGAACTGCTCACGCAATTTACTGTGCGAAAGACTCATTAAGTGGGCCTTGCGTTGTAGCGTATGCAGACACCTTATTTAAAGCTGATTTCACTCTCGACGCGAATGCTGACGGAGCTATTTGGGTAAAACAAGTTGAAGACCCAAGTGCTTTTGGTGTTGTAAAATTAGAAGATGGTTTCATCACTGATTTTATAGAAAAACCAAAACATTTTGTTTCTGATTTAGCAATCATCGGAATTTATTATTTTAAAGATGGAGATAAAGTAAAAGAAGAAATACAATATTTAATTGATAACGACTTGAAAGAAAATAATGAGTATCAATTAACAAATGTTTTAGAGTCTTTAAAAAAACAAGGTGCTAAATTTATACCAGGAAAAGTAAATGCCTGGATGGATTGTGGAAAGAAGGACCCAACCGTTGATACTAATAAACAAGTTTTAACTTTTGAAGAAGCTGATGGGAATAACTTAGTTTCCAAAGATGCTGTTCTAGAAAATTCAGAAATCATTCAGCCATGTTACATTGGAAAAAATGTCGTTCTCAAGAATGCTAAAATTGGTCCTTATGTTTCAATTGGAGAAAATAGTGTAGTAGAAAATGCTACTATTACCAACTCTTTAATTCAAACTAATGTTCAAATTAGTAATGCTAATTTCGACAATGCCATGATTGGTAATTATGCAAAATATAACGGAGAGTTTACATCAATTAGCATCGGTGATTATACAGAACTTATATAA
- the dprA gene encoding DNA-processing protein DprA — translation MLEEELFAVLRLQATPNIGVIIAKKLIRHIGSAQQIFKERNSSLLKIDGIGEFVIKQLQKTSFLNRVEEELKYIVDGKINFSYFLESSYPTRLQHCVDGPLLLFHDGKINWDQEKIISIVGTRNLTNYGRSFCNDLIAQLASHHPIIVSGYAYGTDICAHKAAFENKLQTLAVLAHGLDDIYPKTHKKYMRDVMNNGGFITEFWHHEKPMRENFLKRNRIVAGISQATIIIESAEKGGSLVTADIANSYNRDVFALPGRFDDVYSKGCNNLIKNNQAHLLSSADDIIAMLNWDIPKKSAPKQTSLFIDLSLEEQKVYDYLQHNGKELLDVIALDCEIPVYKLSSLLIQMELKGAVKTLPGKMFEV, via the coding sequence ATGCTAGAAGAAGAATTATTTGCAGTACTTCGACTGCAAGCTACACCGAACATTGGTGTTATTATTGCTAAAAAATTAATCCGACATATTGGATCAGCTCAACAAATATTTAAAGAACGAAATTCGAGTTTATTAAAAATTGACGGAATTGGTGAATTCGTTATTAAACAGCTTCAAAAAACATCATTTTTAAATCGGGTAGAAGAGGAATTAAAATACATTGTTGATGGAAAAATTAATTTCAGTTATTTTCTAGAATCATCGTATCCAACAAGATTACAACACTGTGTTGATGGACCTTTACTATTATTTCATGACGGAAAAATTAATTGGGATCAGGAAAAAATTATTTCAATTGTCGGAACTCGAAATCTAACCAATTATGGTCGTTCATTTTGTAATGATCTTATTGCTCAATTGGCTTCTCATCATCCAATTATTGTAAGCGGATATGCATATGGAACAGATATTTGCGCTCACAAAGCTGCTTTTGAAAACAAATTACAAACACTTGCTGTTTTAGCTCATGGGTTGGATGATATATATCCGAAAACTCACAAAAAATATATGAGAGATGTAATGAACAATGGTGGTTTTATTACCGAATTCTGGCATCATGAAAAACCAATGCGAGAAAATTTTTTGAAACGCAATCGTATTGTTGCTGGAATATCACAAGCAACTATTATAATTGAATCTGCAGAAAAAGGAGGCTCATTGGTTACAGCAGATATTGCTAATTCCTATAATCGCGATGTATTTGCTTTACCTGGAAGGTTTGATGATGTTTACAGCAAAGGCTGCAACAATCTTATAAAAAACAACCAAGCTCATTTACTCAGTTCAGCTGATGATATTATTGCAATGTTAAACTGGGATATTCCAAAGAAATCAGCTCCAAAACAAACCTCGCTTTTTATTGACTTGTCACTCGAAGAACAAAAGGTTTATGATTATTTGCAACATAACGGAAAGGAATTGCTAGATGTCATTGCATTGGACTGTGAAATTCCTGTTTACAAATTATCATCATTACTAATTCAAATGGAACTGAAAGGAGCAGTTAAAACATTACCTGGTAAAATGTTCGAAGTTTAA